In one Bacillus sp. PK3_68 genomic region, the following are encoded:
- a CDS encoding class I SAM-dependent methyltransferase: MNQNQVSLTALISAFGRAYHSKYDSPKVFDDFIAEEFISKKEFAEIREHMVQGVYFFNKEIAQRLNNDPDEIIKWITQVQLSPTPLARAAFCEKVLNHEIKLGARQYVILGAGLDTFCFRHPELIENLEIFEIDHPSMQAFKKERLASTALEIPNHLHFVPMDFTKQFSNEELVKQGFKDQKTFFSLLGVSYYLSKNEIKKLFKHLFANIPSGSSIVFDYADEKLFKEKGLSNRVANMVEMAAASGEPMKSCFSYAEIERLLEEVGLLIYEHLSPAQINEQFFSHRTDYLTSFETIHYIHAVKK; the protein is encoded by the coding sequence ATGAATCAAAACCAGGTAAGTTTAACAGCCTTAATATCAGCCTTTGGCCGTGCCTATCATAGTAAATATGACTCACCTAAAGTTTTTGACGACTTTATCGCCGAAGAGTTCATTTCTAAAAAAGAATTTGCGGAAATTAGAGAGCATATGGTTCAAGGCGTTTACTTTTTCAACAAAGAGATCGCCCAGAGGCTTAACAACGATCCAGATGAAATTATAAAATGGATTACCCAAGTCCAGCTTTCTCCTACTCCCTTAGCACGAGCAGCATTTTGCGAAAAAGTTTTAAACCATGAAATCAAATTAGGTGCCAGACAATATGTGATCCTTGGCGCTGGATTAGATACGTTCTGTTTTCGCCACCCGGAATTAATTGAAAACCTGGAAATATTTGAAATTGACCATCCATCTATGCAAGCGTTCAAAAAAGAGAGACTGGCGAGTACAGCCCTAGAAATTCCCAATCATCTTCACTTCGTTCCAATGGATTTTACGAAACAGTTTTCTAACGAGGAATTAGTCAAACAAGGGTTTAAAGATCAAAAAACCTTTTTTAGTTTGTTAGGAGTCTCCTATTATTTAAGCAAAAATGAAATAAAAAAATTATTTAAACACCTATTTGCAAATATCCCGTCAGGCAGCTCGATCGTATTTGATTATGCAGACGAAAAACTGTTTAAGGAAAAAGGATTATCGAATAGAGTAGCGAACATGGTGGAAATGGCCGCTGCCAGCGGAGAACCTATGAAATCATGCTTCTCTTACGCTGAAATTGAGAGGTTATTAGAAGAGGTAGGGTTGCTTATTTATGAGCACTTATCACCAGCTCAAATAAATGAACAATTTTTCAGTCACCGAACGGATTATTTAACTTCATTTGAAACGATTCATTATATTCACGCTGTAAAAAAATAA
- a CDS encoding GGDEF domain-containing protein, whose protein sequence is MANSKVMTVMERIAKLYRHKDYMDDKSFVKTNHIFLLHRLKIASIILLILYAYYLYVDVILVNDLKDPSFRYTLIALHSAGFLLSILYLYFYRKIKNKGFIFTSMWPAFLINTYVIFYVFMGAMASINSQRFTGNVDAYAIILISVAVILPIKPKHAFFIFLFNHAAFLIGLYMVNEDKYTLIAKQINTTIAAIIAFFIVLTFYANRRSQFIHKLKIKENEASFRKLFEVNPYPLLLTTISDGKIVLINQRAIDFYQHSFGQIEPFEGNLIYNNLEERFFIVKQLSKYGSIKNHIVEQNISPGVTKWLSVNYELIEHENEKHILAGVTDITNFKKVEAELRRHASVDILTGVINRRSGTEILQNAQKQHKEFILCFIDINNLKEVNDKYGHSEGDELIKSVCQEITKHIEKEDVFFRYGGDEFIIVFLISKCLRSIKYGMTSLLLLVK, encoded by the coding sequence ATGGCTAATTCTAAAGTAATGACAGTCATGGAAAGAATAGCAAAACTATACCGACATAAGGATTATATGGACGATAAGAGCTTTGTTAAAACGAATCATATTTTTTTATTGCATAGATTGAAAATAGCATCCATTATTTTGCTGATTTTATACGCTTATTATTTATATGTGGATGTTATTTTGGTTAATGATTTAAAAGATCCTAGTTTTAGATACACGCTGATCGCGCTCCATTCTGCTGGTTTTCTCTTATCGATTTTGTATCTTTATTTTTACCGCAAGATAAAAAATAAAGGATTCATTTTCACATCTATGTGGCCCGCTTTCCTTATTAATACGTACGTTATATTTTATGTTTTCATGGGAGCAATGGCTTCTATTAATAGTCAAAGATTCACTGGAAATGTTGATGCTTATGCGATTATTCTGATTAGTGTAGCTGTCATACTTCCTATAAAGCCTAAACATGCATTTTTCATTTTTTTGTTTAACCATGCGGCTTTTCTTATAGGCCTTTATATGGTGAATGAAGATAAATACACTCTTATAGCCAAACAAATCAATACAACCATTGCAGCAATTATAGCCTTTTTTATTGTTCTGACGTTTTATGCAAATCGAAGAAGCCAGTTTATTCATAAATTAAAAATAAAAGAAAACGAAGCAAGCTTTCGGAAGTTATTTGAAGTCAATCCGTATCCGCTGCTTCTTACTACAATCAGTGATGGCAAGATTGTGTTGATTAATCAAAGAGCCATCGATTTTTATCAGCATTCATTTGGACAGATAGAGCCATTTGAAGGAAATCTGATTTATAACAATTTAGAAGAGAGATTCTTCATTGTTAAACAACTTAGTAAATACGGCAGCATCAAAAATCATATTGTCGAGCAAAATATATCTCCTGGCGTGACTAAATGGCTTTCTGTAAACTATGAATTGATTGAACATGAAAATGAGAAGCATATTTTAGCTGGAGTAACTGATATAACGAATTTTAAAAAAGTAGAAGCTGAACTGAGAAGGCATGCCTCGGTAGATATTCTTACCGGCGTAATAAACAGGAGGAGCGGCACGGAAATTTTACAGAATGCCCAAAAACAACATAAAGAATTTATTTTGTGCTTTATTGATATAAACAATCTAAAAGAGGTGAACGATAAATACGGTCATTCAGAAGGAGATGAATTGATTAAGTCGGTTTGTCAGGAAATAACAAAGCATATAGAAAAAGAAGATGTTTTCTTTCGGTATGGCGGGGATGAGTTTATTATCGTCTTTTTAATAAGCAAATGTCTGCGGTCCATAAAGTATGGGATGACATCCTTGTTGCTTTTGGTGAAATGA